One Bacillus sp. FJAT-52991 genomic region harbors:
- a CDS encoding MFS transporter encodes MAAFGGWKQSGFHLKVLLAGVLLSHLGTYMVVPLLPIFLKVEKGMTIAEIGIILAMSPFTYQVSSLLSGWLADRIGRRGVMAVGAWLNGAAIAGFALFDTFWLLISMGLLSGLGVGLNTPSTKATIAALAAEEDNKTTAFSLRGVAANVGIALAGLLTYFVLGGAFTLIFYTAAGLYMLSGFISLFMLPKGCGDQPCETVPLKEYLEVFKNKAFVVFSLVSIFIWALYTQLALSLPLRAEDILPEPSVVSLIWTVNAVIVVVLQTPMSRWFIEKTHPMYVLAVGVLFIGAGLGSIYFSTNFYWLLGSGAIFIIGEMLILPTMDATVSRLGTAKLIGVFFGITNFVSGVGEGIGKFAGGQLLRLGTTSSIPWLTFAIAGVVISSLLVALRFWPPLQFSMLRKEKERRKTTAASFWHGIFGKRSPVK; translated from the coding sequence ATGGCAGCGTTCGGTGGTTGGAAGCAAAGTGGATTTCATTTGAAAGTGTTGCTTGCGGGAGTATTGTTATCTCATCTTGGTACATATATGGTTGTACCGCTTCTGCCGATTTTTTTAAAGGTGGAGAAGGGGATGACGATTGCTGAAATTGGCATAATATTGGCGATGTCTCCTTTTACCTATCAAGTAAGTAGCTTGTTGAGTGGGTGGTTGGCTGATCGTATTGGTAGGAGAGGCGTGATGGCCGTTGGTGCGTGGCTGAATGGAGCCGCGATTGCTGGCTTTGCCCTTTTTGATACATTTTGGCTGTTGATTAGTATGGGGTTACTCAGCGGGCTAGGGGTTGGATTAAATACGCCGTCCACGAAAGCGACGATTGCCGCTCTGGCTGCGGAGGAGGACAATAAGACGACGGCCTTTTCTTTAAGGGGAGTGGCGGCCAATGTAGGGATCGCCCTTGCTGGTTTGTTAACTTATTTTGTATTGGGTGGAGCTTTTACGCTCATTTTTTATACGGCGGCGGGTCTTTATATGTTATCGGGATTCATCAGTTTGTTTATGCTGCCAAAGGGGTGTGGTGATCAGCCTTGCGAAACCGTTCCGTTAAAAGAGTATTTGGAGGTTTTTAAGAATAAAGCCTTTGTTGTGTTTTCATTGGTGAGTATTTTCATTTGGGCGTTGTATACTCAGTTGGCCTTGAGCTTGCCTTTACGAGCGGAGGATATTTTGCCTGAGCCGAGTGTGGTTAGCTTGATCTGGACAGTGAATGCAGTCATTGTCGTTGTACTGCAAACACCGATGTCTAGGTGGTTTATTGAAAAAACTCATCCGATGTATGTTTTGGCTGTAGGCGTCTTATTTATCGGGGCAGGGCTTGGGTCGATTTATTTCTCGACGAATTTCTATTGGCTATTAGGAAGCGGAGCCATTTTTATTATTGGTGAGATGTTGATTTTGCCTACGATGGATGCGACCGTATCACGACTTGGAACAGCAAAACTGATTGGTGTATTTTTCGGAATCACGAATTTTGTTTCCGGAGTGGGGGAAGGAATTGGGAAATTCGCAGGTGGCCAGCTGCTTCGTTTAGGCACGACTTCATCGATCCCATGGTTGACGTTTGCTATTGCTGGCGTCGTTATCAGCAGTTTATTAGTTGCTTTGCGTTTTTGGCCACCGTTACAATTTTCCATGCTTAGAAAGGAGAAAGAGAGGAGAAAAACAACAGCTGCTTCCTTTTGGCATGGGATATTTGGAAAAAGAAGTCCTGTCAAATAA
- a CDS encoding protein-glutamine gamma-glutamyltransferase — translation MIVVSGMPFQQMNIWPAGSIEHRIIQEMNKASVVYSYPSIDDLSFEVNMRKSIIQSARALNNSKARFAVFARSRANPQYWYVTHFGGFQQRQDVRPSDAILDIYNNSSQYAFECATAKLIVYYHAVLKVIGEAAFNQWFQSIHLYSWHADPDLGLKARDLEHFLPGDVVYFKNPEFDPNKSQWRGENAVVLEDGTYYGHGIGIGTAEHIIAELNKQRRPGASQSAYLTKLVVRPSFNHLANILFMNMRVKYQNVIIQHNKASISYDDYALLHVAYQKWKSYVNR, via the coding sequence ATGATTGTAGTGTCGGGAATGCCCTTTCAGCAAATGAACATTTGGCCAGCTGGGAGTATTGAACATAGGATTATTCAGGAGATGAATAAAGCTTCGGTTGTGTATTCTTATCCATCTATAGATGATTTATCATTTGAAGTGAATATGCGAAAAAGCATTATTCAAAGTGCTAGAGCTTTAAATAATAGTAAAGCACGGTTTGCTGTATTTGCAAGGTCCCGTGCAAACCCACAGTATTGGTATGTCACCCATTTTGGAGGATTTCAACAAAGGCAAGATGTGAGGCCATCGGATGCGATTTTAGATATTTATAACAATAGTTCGCAATATGCGTTTGAATGTGCAACAGCAAAACTGATTGTGTATTATCATGCGGTGCTTAAAGTGATTGGGGAAGCGGCGTTCAATCAATGGTTTCAATCGATTCATTTATATAGCTGGCATGCCGACCCTGATCTTGGATTAAAGGCTAGGGACTTGGAGCATTTTTTGCCTGGAGATGTCGTATATTTTAAAAATCCGGAGTTTGATCCGAATAAGTCTCAGTGGAGAGGAGAAAATGCCGTTGTTCTTGAAGATGGTACGTATTATGGGCATGGAATTGGCATCGGCACGGCTGAACACATCATTGCTGAATTAAATAAACAGAGAAGGCCAGGGGCTAGCCAGTCAGCTTATTTGACTAAATTGGTGGTAAGACCGTCTTTCAACCATCTTGCGAACATATTGTTTATGAATATGAGGGTGAAATATCAAAACGTGATCATTCAGCATAACAAAGCGTCCATTTCTTATGATGATTATGCGTTATTACATGTTGCTTATCAGAAATGGAAAAGTTATGTGAATCGGTGA
- a CDS encoding YxcD family protein, translating into MGKIKISEQDVVNALCLHLANQKRISPEEVDIELMYDDEYGFSAEAHWSGRKQILATVHMIEALRFWLDTQMNMDPFAAGIELVLDDDEGIIAFVR; encoded by the coding sequence ATGGGAAAGATAAAAATTTCTGAGCAAGATGTTGTCAATGCCCTTTGTTTACATCTTGCGAATCAAAAGCGAATTTCTCCTGAAGAAGTCGACATCGAGCTAATGTACGATGATGAATATGGCTTCTCAGCTGAAGCTCACTGGTCAGGGCGGAAACAAATTTTAGCGACGGTGCATATGATTGAGGCCCTTCGCTTTTGGCTCGATACGCAAATGAACATGGACCCATTTGCTGCGGGGATTGAATTGGTTCTTGATGATGATGAAGGAATTATCGCCTTTGTGAGGTAA
- a CDS encoding TIGR00730 family Rossman fold protein translates to MKSIAVFCGSRMGASESYREGAIALGKELANRGIALVYGGASVGTMGVIADTVLAEGGRVIGVIPEVLMNREIAHPNLTELIVVSSMHERKAKMAELADGFISMPGGAGTLEEFFEIYTWAQIGIHQKPNGLLNINHFYDPLLAMFDHMVKEEFVQAKHRSMLLVNADPKVLLDQFQMYEASSVKTF, encoded by the coding sequence ATGAAAAGTATTGCTGTATTTTGTGGATCAAGAATGGGAGCTTCTGAGAGTTATAGAGAAGGAGCAATTGCATTAGGAAAGGAATTGGCAAACAGGGGAATCGCTTTAGTGTATGGTGGAGCCAGTGTTGGTACGATGGGAGTGATTGCCGATACGGTGTTAGCGGAAGGAGGTCGGGTGATTGGTGTCATCCCGGAAGTGTTGATGAATCGAGAAATCGCTCATCCGAATTTGACCGAGCTGATTGTGGTTTCCTCTATGCATGAAAGAAAGGCAAAAATGGCGGAGTTGGCTGATGGTTTTATTTCCATGCCAGGTGGGGCTGGAACGTTGGAGGAGTTTTTTGAAATTTACACATGGGCACAAATAGGCATTCATCAAAAGCCTAATGGATTATTAAATATAAATCACTTTTATGACCCGCTGTTGGCAATGTTTGATCATATGGTGAAAGAAGAATTTGTCCAAGCAAAGCATCGTTCCATGTTGTTAGTGAATGCTGATCCGAAAGTTTTGTTGGATCAATTTCAAATGTATGAAGCGTCTTCTGTGAAGACATTTTGA
- a CDS encoding hemolysin family protein → MTTINLIIFVILIALTAFFVATEFAMVKVRASKIDQLILEGKKGAVSAKKVVSHLDEYLSACQLGITVTALGIGWVGESTFEVILHPIFSYFHVDESLSHVLILVIAFILSTFLHVVVGELAPKTLAIQKAEAITLLTAKPIIWFYRILYPFIWLLNGSARVLVGLFGLKPASEHEAAHSEEELRILLSESYKSGEINKSELKYMNNIFEFDDRIAKEIMVPRTEIVTLSLDDTYDDVLNIIKTEKYTRYPVVDGDKDKVRGFINVKEFLTAQLTTDQSIDESFKLEAFINPVIHVIETVPIHDLLVKMQKERIHIAILMDEYGGTSGLVTVEDILEEIVGEIRDEFDEDEVPDIRKLNENHFILDSKLLVEDVNNLLGTDLSHEEVDTIGGWFLTQNIDAEIGSEIEAEGYVFKIHKKDGHHIHYLEVQKI, encoded by the coding sequence TTGACCACCATTAATTTAATTATATTTGTCATACTAATCGCTCTAACTGCATTTTTTGTAGCAACAGAATTTGCGATGGTAAAAGTAAGAGCGTCCAAAATTGATCAGCTTATACTAGAAGGGAAAAAAGGAGCAGTTTCTGCTAAAAAAGTAGTCAGCCACTTAGATGAATATTTATCAGCCTGCCAACTGGGGATAACTGTTACAGCGCTAGGTATTGGATGGGTTGGGGAATCCACATTTGAAGTTATATTACATCCAATATTTAGTTATTTTCATGTCGATGAATCACTATCGCATGTATTAATATTAGTTATTGCCTTTATTCTCTCAACATTTTTACATGTTGTAGTTGGGGAACTTGCTCCTAAAACACTGGCTATTCAAAAAGCAGAAGCTATTACCCTTCTGACTGCAAAGCCAATCATATGGTTTTACCGCATTTTGTACCCATTTATTTGGCTCTTAAATGGTTCTGCTCGTGTATTAGTTGGCCTGTTTGGTTTGAAACCTGCTTCAGAACATGAAGCGGCTCATTCTGAAGAAGAGTTGCGAATATTATTATCTGAAAGTTACAAGAGCGGAGAAATTAACAAGAGTGAGTTAAAGTACATGAATAATATCTTTGAATTTGATGACAGAATTGCGAAAGAGATCATGGTACCTCGCACCGAAATTGTGACGCTTTCACTTGACGATACCTATGATGATGTGCTCAATATCATTAAAACTGAAAAATATACACGATATCCAGTTGTAGATGGTGACAAAGATAAGGTTCGTGGCTTTATCAATGTTAAAGAATTCTTAACGGCTCAACTTACTACAGACCAAAGTATAGACGAAAGCTTTAAATTAGAGGCATTCATAAATCCAGTTATTCATGTAATCGAAACTGTTCCAATCCATGACTTATTGGTAAAAATGCAAAAAGAACGTATCCACATTGCTATCTTAATGGATGAATACGGGGGAACCTCTGGCCTAGTAACGGTTGAAGATATTCTTGAGGAAATTGTTGGAGAAATTAGAGATGAATTTGATGAAGATGAAGTACCGGATATTCGAAAGTTAAACGAAAATCACTTTATTTTAGATTCTAAATTGCTCGTTGAGGATGTTAACAACTTATTAGGAACGGATTTATCTCATGAGGAAGTAGATACAATAGGTGGTTGGTTCTTAACTCAAAACATCGATGCAGAGATAGGATCAGAGATAGAAGCTGAGGGATATGTATTTAAAATACACAAAAAAGATGGGCACCACATTCATTATTTAGAAGTACAAAAAATATAA
- the kdpDN gene encoding KdpD-like non-kinase potassium sensor (KdpDN resembles contains the N-terminal sensor region of KdpD but lacks the C-terminal histidine kinase region.), translating to MLGADFFKGGFSLNRKYRRKTPEEILAEIERLKRGKLKVYIGSAPGVGKTYRMLEEAHELKREGIDVVIGLVETHQRKETEQLVIDLEIIPKKTIDYKGKVLEEMDKDAIIERAPEVVLIDELAHSNVPTSPNEKRFMDVEEILHQGIHVISAVNIQHLESVHDIVQQITGVKVRERIPDRFLHQADEMILVDVSPELLIKRLKEGKIYHSSKIEQSLNHFFTKSNLGALRELSLRELADDVDDRLEHNHVPTGINEVIMVCVQNNQSAEKLIRRGWRIASRLKTKLIILHISREASMNRKPDERKKIKEWKKLATQFNAHFIVEPINKRKIATAITDVASKHNVTQLILGQSARSRWEEIIKGSIVDHIMRHSHGMDIHIVSCNK from the coding sequence ATGTTGGGGGCAGATTTTTTCAAAGGGGGATTTAGTTTGAATCGTAAGTATCGAAGAAAAACACCCGAGGAAATTTTGGCAGAAATTGAGCGATTAAAGCGTGGCAAGTTGAAGGTGTATATTGGTTCGGCACCAGGGGTTGGGAAAACATATCGGATGCTTGAAGAAGCCCATGAATTAAAGAGAGAAGGAATAGATGTCGTGATCGGCTTGGTCGAAACCCACCAGAGGAAAGAGACAGAACAATTAGTCATCGACTTAGAAATCATTCCAAAGAAAACGATTGATTATAAAGGAAAAGTACTGGAGGAAATGGACAAAGATGCGATTATCGAAAGAGCACCTGAAGTGGTTCTCATTGATGAGCTCGCCCATTCCAACGTCCCTACCTCCCCAAACGAAAAAAGATTTATGGACGTAGAAGAAATTTTACACCAAGGCATCCATGTCATTTCGGCTGTTAATATTCAACATTTAGAAAGCGTCCATGACATCGTCCAACAGATCACAGGTGTAAAAGTAAGAGAGCGTATACCTGACCGCTTCCTCCATCAAGCAGACGAAATGATCCTCGTCGATGTCTCCCCCGAACTACTTATTAAAAGATTAAAAGAGGGAAAAATTTATCATTCTAGCAAAATCGAACAGTCACTCAATCATTTTTTCACAAAAAGTAATCTAGGGGCCCTAAGAGAATTATCTCTCCGTGAACTAGCCGATGATGTCGACGATCGCCTAGAGCACAATCATGTCCCCACTGGCATCAATGAAGTCATTATGGTGTGCGTCCAAAATAATCAAAGTGCAGAAAAGCTAATTCGCCGCGGATGGAGAATTGCTAGCCGCTTAAAAACGAAGCTGATTATTCTCCATATCTCACGTGAAGCCTCCATGAACCGCAAACCTGACGAAAGAAAAAAGATAAAAGAATGGAAAAAACTCGCCACCCAATTTAACGCCCACTTCATTGTTGAGCCGATCAATAAAAGAAAAATTGCCACAGCCATTACAGATGTAGCAAGCAAACATAACGTCACCCAACTAATCCTCGGACAATCCGCCAGAAGCCGCTGGGAAGAAATCATCAAAGGCTCGATCGTCGACCATATTATGAGGCATTCCCATGGGATGGATATTCATATTGTGTCATGTAATAAATAG